One region of Metallosphaera sedula DSM 5348 genomic DNA includes:
- the csx7 gene encoding type III CRISPR-associated RAMP protein Csx7, with translation MEMYLIRKDVIKRVVVFQGVLRADSPVLVSTGERGPIKEVIRDADGNPYIPGSSWKGVFRSAGERIARERGLTVCSGLTNDSCLRKYQKERDFMNALRQGQQQLPTAMEIAWNYTCLNCKVFGTMSILGQVRFMDSVSADYRVNNRTMIAISRKDGSVAGKALVTLEYLDVGSHFPFTLYTYNLPNYALGYLIRIMEDIHKHLVQVGGNKSRGFGFLSFEKLSMNIMVPENSTVEHLPKLDDDDVDVKINAKELRDLPGDRFFELTSPLKEAFKNARISYPR, from the coding sequence ATGGAGATGTACCTGATTAGAAAGGACGTGATAAAGAGGGTTGTCGTGTTTCAGGGGGTACTGAGGGCTGACTCCCCTGTCCTGGTGAGCACTGGAGAAAGGGGTCCAATCAAGGAAGTCATCAGGGACGCGGATGGTAACCCATACATTCCCGGGAGCTCTTGGAAGGGGGTCTTCAGGTCTGCAGGGGAGAGGATAGCGAGGGAGAGGGGCCTCACGGTATGTTCTGGGCTCACGAACGACAGTTGCCTACGGAAATACCAAAAGGAGAGAGATTTCATGAATGCCTTAAGGCAGGGACAACAACAACTTCCTACCGCGATGGAGATAGCCTGGAACTACACCTGTCTCAACTGTAAGGTGTTCGGGACGATGTCGATTCTGGGCCAGGTTAGGTTCATGGACTCGGTCTCTGCAGATTACAGGGTGAATAACCGCACCATGATAGCCATAAGCAGGAAGGACGGCTCCGTTGCCGGAAAGGCGCTTGTTACCCTAGAGTACCTAGATGTGGGATCGCATTTCCCCTTCACGTTGTACACCTATAATCTCCCGAACTACGCCCTAGGCTACCTGATCAGGATCATGGAGGACATTCACAAACACCTGGTTCAGGTTGGGGGGAACAAGAGCAGAGGTTTCGGTTTCCTCTCCTTTGAGAAGTTGTCCATGAACATCATGGTACCAGAGAACTCGACCGTAGAACATCTCCCAAAGCTGGACGATGACGACGTTGACGTGAAAATAAACGCGAAGGAGTTGAGGGATCTCCCGGGAGACAGGTTCTTCGAGTTGACGTCCCCGCTAAAGGAGGCATTCAAGAATGCAAGGATCTCGTACCCTCGCTAG
- a CDS encoding RAMP superfamily CRISPR-associated protein yields the protein MQGSRTLARTPRDEGTPTRVEITLEVVSDYLHVGQGKATIPTGIESTNLDFNKVLAMFNRGDPLAYSQIDNLFADYNAFPRDSGKVIIPGSTVKGAVRTRLEMSIPNSCYIVDRTGNGKSPGYVKIFNPDQNKRSDNYAKGHSVNPGKVCPVCDLLGSPGLGSRVSFSDLVLTSGRLGVAEIDKMEYEVAMKGSRFSGFFLVNLKKNEIGAILYGLGIRCEAGKPFSRTILLGRFKFENPQFGRVKFTANLKDQEQCNQINDFVKEYRPKDIREV from the coding sequence ATGCAAGGATCTCGTACCCTCGCTAGGACTCCAAGGGATGAGGGCACTCCCACAAGGGTGGAGATTACCCTTGAGGTGGTGTCCGATTACCTTCACGTGGGGCAAGGGAAGGCAACAATACCAACGGGCATTGAATCCACTAACCTGGATTTTAACAAGGTATTGGCCATGTTTAACAGGGGCGACCCACTGGCCTATTCGCAGATTGACAATCTCTTTGCTGACTATAACGCATTCCCACGGGACAGTGGTAAAGTAATTATCCCAGGAAGCACTGTGAAGGGAGCTGTGAGGACTAGGCTTGAAATGTCAATACCGAATTCCTGTTACATAGTGGATAGGACTGGGAACGGAAAGTCACCTGGATATGTCAAGATATTCAACCCAGACCAGAACAAAAGGAGCGACAATTACGCTAAGGGACATTCGGTGAATCCAGGCAAGGTATGCCCTGTGTGTGACCTGTTGGGAAGTCCTGGCTTAGGTAGCAGGGTTTCGTTCAGCGACCTGGTTTTAACATCCGGCCGTCTTGGCGTGGCAGAAATCGACAAAATGGAGTACGAAGTGGCGATGAAGGGCTCTAGATTCTCGGGCTTCTTCCTCGTGAACCTCAAGAAAAACGAGATTGGGGCAATACTTTACGGTCTAGGGATCAGGTGCGAGGCTGGTAAACCTTTCTCTAGGACAATCTTGTTGGGCAGGTTCAAGTTTGAGAACCCACAGTTTGGTAGGGTGAAGTTCACGGCAAACCTCAAGGACCAGGAGCAGTGCAATCAAATAAACGATTTCGTGAAGGAATACAGACCGAAGGACATTCGTGAGGTGTAA